One Amorphoplanes digitatis genomic window carries:
- a CDS encoding toll/interleukin-1 receptor domain-containing protein translates to MIYTPGEVRALTPVRRTVELRARQEPDLCDVFLCHAWDDRRGAAKELHDLLVAEGVSVWFSEKDIVLGLPFMREIDRGLAKSRTGLVLVTPALLKRVDSGGVSDKELSELLARDLLIPVMHETTYAELRKISPLLASRNGLNSADDSMADIAIKIAELVAVEDDLTASLTSTS, encoded by the coding sequence GTGATTTACACGCCTGGCGAGGTGCGGGCGCTGACTCCCGTTCGCCGCACCGTCGAGTTGCGCGCGCGTCAGGAGCCAGACCTTTGCGACGTCTTCCTCTGCCACGCGTGGGATGACCGGCGCGGTGCTGCTAAGGAGTTGCACGACCTCCTGGTAGCAGAGGGCGTGTCGGTCTGGTTCAGCGAGAAGGACATTGTGCTCGGCCTGCCGTTCATGCGGGAAATCGACAGAGGCCTAGCAAAGTCGCGTACGGGCCTCGTCCTGGTCACCCCGGCGCTACTAAAACGCGTCGACAGCGGTGGCGTCTCTGACAAGGAGCTCTCAGAGCTTCTTGCACGTGACCTGCTGATTCCCGTCATGCACGAGACGACCTACGCGGAGCTCCGGAAGATTAGCCCCCTACTTGCCTCCAGAAACGGGCTGAACTCGGCGGATGACTCGATGGCTGACATTGCCATCAAGATCGCCGAGCTGGTCGCCGTTGAAGACGACCTGACCGCGTCGCTCACCTCGACGAGTTAG
- a CDS encoding dihydrofolate reductase family protein: MGLLIFSLNLTLDGCVDHREGIADDETHAFFTRLMDEGGAMLWGRVTYEMMESYWPAVARGDEEAPSAMREWAVKLEGKPKYVVSSTRKDFPWANSHHVAGDLREGVQKLKDATPAGVLLGSGKLGTELDRLDLIDEYKLLVHPRIAGHGPTLYQGGLPGTRRLELLSAEPLRNGAVAMHYRRAG, from the coding sequence ATGGGACTGCTCATCTTCAGCCTCAATCTCACCCTGGACGGTTGTGTCGACCACCGGGAGGGGATCGCCGACGACGAGACGCACGCGTTCTTCACCCGGCTTATGGACGAGGGCGGGGCGATGCTGTGGGGTCGCGTCACCTACGAGATGATGGAGAGCTATTGGCCGGCCGTCGCCCGCGGCGATGAGGAGGCGCCGTCGGCCATGCGCGAGTGGGCGGTCAAGCTGGAGGGCAAGCCCAAGTACGTGGTGTCGTCGACGCGCAAGGACTTCCCGTGGGCCAACAGCCACCACGTCGCCGGCGATCTGCGTGAGGGCGTGCAGAAGCTCAAGGACGCGACGCCGGCCGGGGTCCTGCTCGGAAGCGGCAAGCTCGGGACCGAGCTCGACCGGCTGGACCTGATCGACGAGTACAAGCTGCTCGTCCATCCCAGGATCGCCGGCCACGGCCCGACGCTGTACCAGGGCGGGCTGCCCGGCACGCGCCGGCTCGAGCTGCTCTCGGCGGAGCCGCTCCGCAACGGCGCGGTGGCCATGCACTACCGCCGCGCGGGCTGA
- a CDS encoding tyrosine-type recombinase/integrase codes for MPLFKLNSLCEGLEGGDWAGFLRDWDRTLRAANRPETTRYNYLLAVAQLARYLCSEESEYAGSGAALDPTAVKKRHVEVFQAWMIETRSASTALNKHKSLQQFFKWLVEEEDLERSPLDRVRQPKTEQRLIPILGDDDTAKILATCKGKDFLSLRDAAIIRVFYNTGARLSEVAGLELDDADLNNDSLLFHGKGMKDRRVRFGPRTGRALSKYLRLRARRRAAGLPALWLPEKGETPLASNGIKIMLRRRGEAAGVANVHAHRWRHNFAHEWKLAGGDTGDLMMVLGWASDDMPRRYGASAAAERAQQMHARLRIGERV; via the coding sequence ATGCCCCTGTTCAAACTCAACTCCCTGTGCGAAGGCCTCGAGGGCGGTGACTGGGCCGGCTTCCTGCGCGACTGGGACCGGACCCTGCGCGCCGCGAACCGCCCGGAGACGACCCGCTACAACTATCTCCTCGCCGTCGCCCAGCTGGCCCGCTACCTGTGCTCCGAAGAATCCGAGTACGCCGGCTCCGGTGCCGCCCTCGACCCGACCGCGGTGAAGAAACGGCATGTCGAGGTATTCCAGGCATGGATGATCGAGACCCGTTCCGCGTCCACTGCGCTGAACAAGCACAAGAGCCTGCAGCAGTTCTTCAAGTGGCTGGTCGAAGAGGAGGACCTGGAGCGTTCGCCGCTGGATCGAGTGCGGCAGCCGAAGACCGAGCAGCGGCTCATCCCGATCCTCGGCGATGACGACACCGCGAAGATCTTGGCGACGTGCAAGGGCAAGGACTTCCTGTCGCTGCGCGACGCGGCGATCATCCGAGTCTTCTACAACACCGGCGCCCGCCTGTCGGAGGTCGCCGGTCTGGAGCTCGACGACGCGGACCTCAACAACGACTCGCTGCTCTTCCACGGCAAGGGCATGAAGGACCGCCGGGTCCGCTTCGGTCCGCGGACCGGCCGCGCGCTGAGTAAGTACCTGCGGTTACGAGCCCGCCGGCGGGCCGCGGGTTTGCCGGCGTTGTGGCTGCCCGAGAAGGGCGAGACGCCGCTTGCCTCGAACGGCATCAAGATCATGCTGCGGCGCCGGGGCGAGGCCGCCGGCGTGGCCAACGTCCATGCGCACCGGTGGCGGCACAACTTCGCGCACGAGTGGAAGCTGGCCGGCGGCGACACAGGCGACTTGATGATGGTGCTCGGCTGGGCGTCCGACGACATGCCCCGCAGGTACGGGGCGAGCGCGGCGGCGGAGCGGGCGCAGCAGATGCATGCGCGGCTGCGTATCGGCGAACGAGTCTGA